From Arachis stenosperma cultivar V10309 chromosome 2, arast.V10309.gnm1.PFL2, whole genome shotgun sequence, one genomic window encodes:
- the LOC130962525 gene encoding uncharacterized protein LOC130962525, with translation MLIPQSCQKSYADQRRKPLEFKEGEHVFLKVTPTTRVGRAIKTKKLNPRYIGPFEILKRIGPVAYRIALPPYLSNLHDVFHVSQLRKYTPDASHILEPEPIQVREDLTLPVAPVRIDDTRVKRLRGREVLLVKVAWSRAGIEEHTWELKSNMRKDYPYLFSGN, from the coding sequence ATGCTTATACCCCAAAGCTGCCAGAAGAGCTATGctgatcagaggcgaaagccttTGGAATTCAAAGAAGGAGAACATGTCTTTTTGAAAGTTACACCAACCACTAGAGTGGGAAGAGCTATTAAGACTAAGAAACTGAATCCCCGTTATATTGGACCCTTTGAGATTCTGAAGAGGATTGGGCCAGTGGCTTATAGAATTGCCTTACCGCCATATCTTTCGAAtttgcacgacgtgtttcatgTGTCTCAGCTtaggaagtacactcctgacgCAAGTCATATTCTAGAACCGGAACCAATCCAAGTGAGAGAAGATCTAACACTTCCAGTAGCTCCGGTAAGAATTGATGACACCAGGGTTAAACGATTACGAGGAAGGGAAGTATTATTGGTAAAAGTAGCTTGGAGTCGAGCTGGTATCGAGGAACATACCTGGGAGCTCAAATCAAATATGCGAAAAGACTATCCATATCTCTTTTCAGGTAactag